ATCTCTTCCTTGAAGGGCACCACCGGCCACGACTCGCGGAGCTGCCGGTACATCGTGTGGTAGTGCGCCCACTCCTCCGGGCTCGCCGAGAGGCGCGCGTGCGTCGCGTCGCTCGCCGACGTGTACCAGCGGTTGTTCATCCTCGCGAAGTCGCCGTACTTCGCGACACGACGGGCCACCTCGGTCGGCTCGCCCGAGAGCGGGATCTTGATGGCCGGCCGGGCCACCTCGTTGATCCGGCCGAGGTCGAGGCGGGCGAGCCAGTCCATGATGTCCTGCTGCGCCTGGCTCGGCGTCCGCAGGTTGCCCTCGGGCACCACGCCGTCGACGGCCGCGTCGGCGATGGACTTCTTGTACTCGAGCCGGTTCAGCTTCGATTCGCAGTAGGACCAGCGTTCGCCGTTTACCACCGCGAACGTGACCGGGATGACCACGCGCACTTTGTCGAAGCGGCTCCCCTGGCGGAAGAGGCGCCCCACGAGCTGCTCGTACTCGGCGTTCGTCCAAGGCAGCACGTTGATGATGAGCTTGTTGCACACGTACTGGAGGCCGTTGACCCCCGTGCCGATGCGGCTCGAGCCGACGAGCACGTCCACCGTGCCGTCGGCCTTCAAGAACTCCTTCAGATCGGCGTCGTCGGTCTCGCCCGTGAGCATGCCGGCGCGATAGCCCGCCGTGTCGATGGCCTCGCGCAGCTCGTTCGCGATGCCGTCGACGTAGTGCGTGTAGACGAGCACCTTCTCGCCAGCGGCGATGTGCGCCAGGATCTTCGGCATGCGGAGCCGCGTGAGCACCTGCTCGAGCTGGAGCGTCGAGGCCTTGCTGCGACCAAGCTGGCGGATCTCGTCCAGCTCCGCTTCGCAGTCGATGTCCTCTTGGAGCTCGTCGAGCTGAATCTTGTAGTCGGGCTTCCAGCGCGTCCCGAGGGTGACGAGCCGCTGGTAGAGGCGCATGCAGTTCTGCACCGTGGCGCGCGTCTCGAGATCGTCGTGGCGGTGGCCCGTGATCATCTCGACGAGGCTCTTGCCCTCTTGCAGCGTGTTGATCACCGGCGTGCCGCTCATGCCGAGCACGCAGAGATCCGCGTTCTTCTTCCCGGCCTCCAAGATGAGGCCCTGCACCAGGCGCTTTCGCTTCGACATCTCGGCGCCGGCGTCGCGCTGCTTCGCGTAGTGGATCTCGTCGACGACCACGAAGTCGATGACGTTCTTCTCGAGGAAGCCGACGAGCTCTTGCTCCGACGTGGGCTGCTGGAACTGCTCGTAGTTCAAGACGAGGTACCGCGGCGTCTTCCCGTGAGGATCGGACCACTCGGGGTGCCACGTCTTCGTGGCCACGGACGAGGCGGGGAAGGCCTCGAGAATCTCTCGCTCCCAGTTTTCGACCACGGCGTTCGGGCAGCAAATGAGGGTAAGCGAGGCGCCCACCACGCGGGTGGCCACGATCGCGCTCAGGGTCTTTCCCGCGCCCATGCCCGACCAGTTGCCGAACCGCCGCTCGTTGCGCACCGAGACCGCGACGCGGCGCTGCATCAGGTTCGGCGGAGTGATGAGCGCGCCCACCGAGGGGCGAAACGCGTACCCCGCCGGAAGCTCCAGCGCGTCGGCCTCGTCGAGCTCGGTGACGAAGCGGTCGCGCACGAGCGCCGAGTACACGTCGCCCTTGAAGGCCGTGGCCTGCTCGCGCGCCTCGGCCGGATCGACGTACGCGTGGCGCCAGAGCTTGGCCTTGGCGCTGTCGAGCAAGAACTTCACGGTCTCCGCGTCGGCGTTCGCCATGAGCACGCTGTCGAGCGCGGCGAGCGCGTCGCGCGTCTTCACGAGGGGCATCTCGTCGTCGGCCTCGGCCGTCGCTGCGGCGTTCGCGGCACCCGTCGCGTCGACCTCGCGGCTGACGTCCACGTCGACCGTCTCCGGGCCGTCGAGCGGCTCGGGCGCGTCGGGGAGCGCGAACGGATCGACCGGCTCGGACGGGCGGTCCTCGGGGACCTTCATGCGCCCGTCGACCATCTCGAGGGAGAAGTCCTTGTTCGAAGCGAAGTCGTCCACCAGCGAGGGCTTCCCCTCCCGCGACCTTCTCGAGCTCCGCGCCGGGGAACTTGCCTGTCGAGATGGCCATCACGAACGGCCTCGACTCCTTGTCGGCGAAGGCGCCCGCCTGCATGGCGAGGGCGAAGAGCTCGCTCGGGTTCAGCGCGCGCACGTGCGAGAGCAGCGACTTGACGAACGCGCGCAGGCTCTCGATCGACCAGCCGCCGTAGCACGTGGGGCACCTGCGGTTGCCGCGCGCACGCGACCGCACCGTGGCCTGGTACTCGTGGCCCTTGGGGCACTGCCACCACGCGTTCATCACGTGGTCCGCGTCCACCTGGGTGGGCGCGACGTCGCCGTTGCGGATCGGGTGCCAGTCGGCGGCCACCGCGGGGTTCGTGACGGCGAGCGAGCGCTCGGCCACGGCGCACACCGGGCAGCTGTCGTCGCGCACCATGAGCAGCGGCGAGCGCTGGTAGTCGTGTCCGTTGTCGCAGCGCCACCAGGTGCTCCCGGTGTGCATCGCGTCCACGTCGCTCGGCGAGAGCCCGCCGTTCTTGTCGACGTTCCAGAGCGGCACGAGACCCGGGCGAGCCTTGGCGAACGACCGCTGGGTTGGCCCGCGCTGGCAGTCGGGGCACGAGGGATCGCTCAGCATGGCGCGCGGCGAGCGCTGAAAGGCGTGGCCCTTCGCGCAGCGCCACCACGCCGCGCGAAAGCTCCGGAGGAGGACCTGTCCGGGTGCGCCGTTCTTGGTCTCGTCCCAGAGCTTGTGGAGCTGCGCGTTCGTGTCGATCGACTCGGCCATGGCTTCGTTCCCCCTCAGGTCGTCGGCGTGACCGGCGGCTCGATGCGCTCGGAGCTCCCTTGCGGCGGCTGCGCCGTCGAAAGGTGATCGAGATCGAGCGGGTCGCTCTCGACGTAGTCCTCGGCCGTCATGTCGCGCAGCGTGACGACCTGCCCCTCGACATTCATGAAGCGACCGATCGCGGGGACCAGCCTCAACCACCCGTTGAGGAGCGCTGGCCAGCTCTTTCCTTCGAAGGTCGCGTCCTCCGGGTTGCGGATGAACCAGAAGAAGAGGTCGACCTCAGAAGCATCCCAGGAGGGGGCCGCACGCACTCGGAGCTCGCGCAGCGCCCGCAGTCCTCGTCCCTCGTCGGAGTTCTTGTCGTGCTTGTCACCGAGGCGACCTTGCAGCTTCCTGGCGAATGCCGTGAAGTCATCGGGGAAGGCGAACCCGCTTGCGTGCGAGAGCCTGGGCGAAGGCGCGACCGTCCGCGTCGTCCGTGGTTCCCGGCGTTCGCTTCCACTTCGCGACGATCGATTTTTCCACGGTCATCACACGATCGAGATCCGCGACGAGGCGGGCCTTCTCGAGGCTCGGCAACGTCGCGTGGGAGGGGCGCCGTCCGCGCTTCACGTTGTGCAGCTCGTCCTCGGTGACCTGCACGAGCGGGGCTACCTCGATGTCGGCCGGCTCGTGCAGGCGCGGCCTGTCCTGGGTCTGCGTGACGAATCAGCCGTACACCTCAGACGTCAGCGCCTGAGCGCCTGATCCCTCGGCTTCCGCGGCCGTCTCTGAGAGGGGCATGGTGGCGTCGCCCACGTGCACGAACCATGATTCGTCGAGCGCCAGATCGCCCTGACGCCAGTCCTGGAGAGCGGCATCCGTTTGCTTCGCCTCGTCGGAGTCGGCGGAGAGCGTCGCCACTTACTTCCTCCGAGAAGTCACGATCGCCTTTGCCCCCAGAAGGCGACCACTGGTCGGATGGATCCGATCGTGAAGGGCGGAGACGAGCTCCGCCGGAGGGACCGGGGCTCGCGCAGCGCGCGCCTCGGCCGAGAGCTTCGCGACGGGCGCGGCCCTGCGTGCTTCGCCAGGGCCGAGCATCCTGACCACGCTCTCGTAGTCGCCAGTGGCCAGCAGGTCGAGGGGCACCGTCCCGTCCTCAGCCGCGCCCTCATGCGGACCGAGCAGGAGCGTCCGGTTTTTGCTCGCCGAGCCGCGATCCCTCCGAACGACCGCGAGCACGCGCTGGAGGTGCTCCTCGTTGCTCCTTGCCATGGGTTTGCCGCTTGCCCAGAAGTGGAGCGTCCGCCGGGTACCGAGCCCAGCGAGCATGCACCCCACGAGCAAGGGGTCGCGAACCTGGCGAATAAGCATCGCGCCGGCGGCCGACGTCGACCCGAAGGGGGGAAGCGCAAGGTCGCTCATCGCTCACCTCCGTACCTTGCGAGGAAGTCGTCAGTCGGCCCAGCGGAAGATGGTGTAGATTCGCTCGGCGTACCGTCGCGCCTCGGCGACGACATGTTCGACGTCGAACGCCATCGGAGCCGAGCTGAACATGTCGAGGTCGAGGAGCCAGCTCTTCTCGTTCGCGGGCTCGATCGCGGAGGGATCGACCGTCGCGTTCGGAGGAAGCACGCCCCAGCGCGCCAGCACGCGAGCGCCGGGGAGCTCGAAGCTCGACTCCGCCATGGCGTGGACCGTGTGGGTCGCCGCGATCGTTCCCGCGATGCCCCGTACCTCGGACCGCACGAGCTTCGACAGGTCGGCCATGGCGTCGCCCGTGATGCGATCGATGTACCGCACCCCGAGCCGATCGATCTGGCCGGGTTCGATGTGCTCACCGAGCGCCTGCACGAGCGACCTGAGCCGGCCGAAGAAGTCCTCACGGCTGACGTATTTGGTGGTCTCCAGCGCCAGGAAGTCCGGGGTGAGCGAGACCCGCCACTGGCCGGCCGCATCGCTGAACCGCCACGCGGTCTGCGGCTTGACGGCGAGCGCGACGCCGGCGGGGCCGACCACGACCCCCTGGGTCTGCTCTTGCCGAAGCACCGCGTACGTGGGCCGGATCGCCTCTTGGAACGGCGCGACGAACTCTCGCTGCTCGACGGAGAGGATCTCCGGGAAGCGGAGCTGCGCGATGACGCGAACCAACGGGGCGTCCTTAAGGGGAACCT
This sequence is a window from Myxococcales bacterium. Protein-coding genes within it:
- a CDS encoding DEAD/DEAH box helicase family protein, translating into MDDFASNKDFSLEMVDGRMKVPEDRPSEPVDPFALPDAPEPLDGPETVDVDVSREVDATGAANAAATAEADDEMPLVKTRDALAALDSVLMANADAETVKFLLDSAKAKLWRHAYVDPAEAREQATAFKGDVYSALVRDRFVTELDEADALELPAGYAFRPSVGALITPPNLMQRRVAVSVRNERRFGNWSGMGAGKTLSAIVATRVVGASLTLICCPNAVVENWEREILEAFPASSVATKTWHPEWSDPHGKTPRYLVLNYEQFQQPTSEQELVGFLEKNVIDFVVVDEIHYAKQRDAGAEMSKRKRLVQGLILEAGKKNADLCVLGMSGTPVINTLQEGKSLVEMITGHRHDDLETRATVQNCMRLYQRLVTLGTRWKPDYKIQLDELQEDIDCEAELDEIRQLGRSKASTLQLEQVLTRLRMPKILAHIAAGEKVLVYTHYVDGIANELREAIDTAGYRAGMLTGETDDADLKEFLKADGTVDVLVGSSRIGTGVNGLQYVCNKLIINVLPWTNAEYEQLVGRLFRQGSRFDKVRVVIPVTFAVVNGERWSYCESKLNRLEYKKSIADAAVDGVVPEGNLRTPSQAQQDIMDWLARLDLGRINEVARPAIKIPLSGEPTEVARRVAKYGDFARMNNRWYTSASDATHARLSASPEEWAHYHTMYRQLRESWPVVPFKEEIRWLSEPGLGARRRRLRLRRGACG